In Larimichthys crocea isolate SSNF unplaced genomic scaffold, L_crocea_2.0 scaffold533, whole genome shotgun sequence, a single window of DNA contains:
- the LOC104939996 gene encoding uncharacterized protein C7orf43 yields MCSPLPTGPNLHPPICSSAHREGQQDSRAGPVLCQSPLNHLGQCRKGSTLSFTVAFQILKTGLFELSQHMKLKLQFTASVSTPSMEPRSPLRNSPSSSARELLERRSPGRSQSFSHQHPTRSHHVRSGSMMENRTITPPVGSPMGRNLYLPPEHTVIPLDKIAKRECKVLVLEPIQEAHSR; encoded by the exons atgtGCTCTCCTCTGCCAACTGGTCCCAACCTGCATCCACCTATCTGTTCATCAGCTCATAGAGAAGGTCAGCAGGACTCCAGGGCGGGGCCAGTGTTGTGCCAATCTCCCCTCAACCACCTGGGACAGTGTAGGAAGGGCTCCACCCTCTCCTTCACCGTGGCCTTCCAAATCCTTAAGACTGGACTCTTTGAG TTGAGCCAGCATatgaaactgaagctgcagTTTACAGCCTCTGTGTCTACTCCTTCCATGGAACCACGATCACCACTGAGGAACTCTCCATCATCTTCAGCCAGAGAGCTGCTGGAAAGACGCAGCCCGGGACGATCTCAGAGCTTCTCCCACCAACACCCAACCAGGTCACACCACGTCAG GTCAGGCAGCATGATGGAGAACCGGACCATCACCCCTCCTGTAGGTTCTCCAATGGGCAGAAACCTCTACCTGCCCCCTGAGCACACCGTCATTCCACTGGACAAAATAGCCAAGAGAGAGTGTAAGGTGTTAGTGCTGGAACCAATCCAAGAGGCACACAGCAG ATGA